In Streptomyces alboniger, the following are encoded in one genomic region:
- a CDS encoding DUF6879 family protein has translation MSSTAPTIAELFGDCTRSAVHLEMRDLYGAAEEAEDFQTWLETGRLDTDPGSPDWAPWVSLVSHAVGRGVTVRRARIVSEPVTQYIRYEHASTSVNVAAGELVRWLPRRRASDIALPGNDFWLFDDQVIRWGFFSGDGAMVGHETCEDPRVAKLCAEAFDAVWDRAIPHDAYQIR, from the coding sequence ATGTCATCGACAGCACCCACGATCGCTGAACTGTTCGGCGACTGCACACGTTCCGCCGTGCACCTCGAGATGCGGGATCTGTACGGCGCCGCTGAGGAAGCGGAGGACTTCCAGACGTGGCTCGAGACCGGCCGCCTCGACACCGACCCAGGATCGCCGGACTGGGCGCCTTGGGTCAGCCTCGTCTCGCACGCGGTTGGGCGTGGCGTCACCGTGCGGCGCGCCCGCATCGTGTCCGAGCCGGTGACTCAGTACATCCGCTACGAACACGCCTCCACCTCCGTGAACGTAGCCGCCGGCGAACTGGTGCGCTGGCTCCCACGAAGGCGTGCCTCTGACATCGCGCTCCCCGGCAATGACTTCTGGCTGTTCGATGACCAGGTGATCCGCTGGGGCTTCTTCTCCGGGGACGGTGCCATGGTCGGTCACGAGACCTGCGAGGACCCGCGCGTGGCCAAGCTGTGCGCCGAAGCTTTTGACGCCGTCTGGGATCGGGCCATCCCGCACGATGCCTATCAGATTCGCTGA
- a CDS encoding GNAT family N-acetyltransferase: MANDPYPRWQLTRDLDLFRARADAFLRSEPALHTALLSVTDTLRVSGLHAYGEEAPHFGTYVDEGGIVQGAFLRTPPYRPALSPLAPEAVEALARQLADVTPDLPGVGADEETAGTFARAWEKHTGATATPGYRQRLYRLGTLTPPEPAPPGRARLADEGDRELLTRWHGEFAEAVGEPPAREPGAWVNARLAYGGITLWETPDGTPAAMAGATRLIAGQVRVAPVYTPAALRGRGYGGAATVAVTRAALDAGAAEVLLFTDLANPTSNGLYQRIGYRPVRDFTQYDFSV, translated from the coding sequence ATGGCCAATGACCCTTATCCCCGCTGGCAGTTGACCCGCGACCTCGACCTCTTCCGTGCCCGCGCCGATGCGTTTCTGCGGTCCGAGCCCGCCCTGCACACCGCTCTCCTCAGCGTCACCGACACCCTGCGCGTGTCGGGGCTCCACGCGTACGGGGAGGAGGCGCCCCACTTCGGTACGTACGTCGATGAGGGGGGCATCGTCCAGGGGGCTTTTCTGCGCACCCCGCCGTATCGGCCGGCCCTCAGCCCCCTCGCCCCGGAGGCCGTCGAGGCCCTCGCCCGGCAGCTCGCCGACGTCACGCCGGATCTGCCGGGCGTCGGCGCCGACGAGGAGACCGCGGGGACCTTCGCCCGGGCCTGGGAGAAGCACACCGGGGCCACCGCCACGCCCGGCTACCGGCAGCGGCTCTACCGGCTCGGCACCCTCACCCCGCCCGAGCCCGCCCCGCCGGGCCGCGCCCGCCTCGCCGACGAGGGTGACCGGGAGCTGCTGACGCGCTGGCACGGGGAGTTCGCGGAGGCCGTCGGCGAGCCGCCCGCCAGGGAACCCGGGGCGTGGGTGAACGCCCGTCTCGCCTATGGAGGCATCACCCTCTGGGAGACCCCGGACGGCACGCCCGCCGCGATGGCCGGGGCCACCCGCCTCATCGCCGGGCAGGTCCGCGTCGCCCCCGTGTACACCCCGGCCGCTCTCCGCGGCCGCGGCTACGGCGGTGCCGCCACCGTAGCCGTCACCCGCGCCGCGCTCGACGCGGGCGCCGCCGAGGTGCTGCTCTTCACGGACCTCGCCAACCCCACCAGCAACGGCCTCTACCAGCGGATCGGCTACCGACCCGTACGGGACTTCACCCAGTACGACTTCAGCGTATGA
- a CDS encoding helix-turn-helix domain-containing protein: protein MPTSPSSSAQAAREAVAWRLRELRKEAGLTVVQLAAECGWHYSKTSRIENALTGPSATDIRRWCAAVHAESQAHDLVVQSINAESMYRQWRDQVRSGLRYIQESRSRFFRETGNFRMYSSSLVPGLLQTEGYALAVLGLAAEIHHLPVDDSAEAARVRLERSRIIHEQGHRFVVVVEESVLYCQIVGPDAMAAQLGYLLTVGAMPAVSLGVIPMSARRSHWPEETFHVYDDRLVSVELVSAEVNVTQPGEVAQYLETFERLRRMAVYGAEARSLIAQALNAVDHADT, encoded by the coding sequence ATGCCCACCTCACCCTCATCCTCTGCCCAAGCCGCACGCGAAGCCGTTGCGTGGCGTCTGCGTGAGCTTCGCAAGGAGGCGGGCCTCACGGTCGTTCAGTTGGCTGCCGAATGCGGGTGGCACTACTCCAAGACGTCCCGCATTGAGAACGCCCTTACGGGACCATCGGCCACTGACATCCGCCGCTGGTGTGCTGCCGTCCACGCCGAGAGCCAGGCGCATGATCTCGTTGTGCAGTCGATCAACGCCGAGTCGATGTACCGGCAGTGGAGGGACCAAGTTCGCAGCGGTCTGCGGTACATCCAGGAGAGCCGCTCGCGGTTCTTCCGCGAGACGGGCAACTTTCGGATGTACTCCTCGAGCCTCGTTCCCGGCCTGCTACAGACCGAGGGATACGCGCTCGCCGTGCTGGGACTGGCCGCTGAGATTCACCACCTACCTGTGGACGACAGCGCGGAGGCCGCGCGCGTCCGGCTTGAGCGCTCGCGCATCATCCACGAACAGGGGCATCGGTTCGTCGTGGTGGTGGAGGAGTCGGTACTGTACTGCCAGATCGTCGGCCCGGATGCGATGGCAGCCCAGCTCGGATACCTGCTCACCGTGGGCGCGATGCCTGCCGTCTCTCTCGGTGTCATCCCTATGAGTGCTCGGCGTTCCCACTGGCCAGAGGAGACGTTCCACGTCTACGACGACCGGCTCGTCTCGGTTGAGCTGGTCTCGGCTGAGGTGAATGTGACGCAGCCCGGTGAAGTCGCGCAGTACTTGGAAACGTTCGAGCGGCTACGGCGTATGGCCGTCTACGGTGCGGAGGCGCGCTCTCTAATCGCGCAGGCCCTCAACGCCGTCGACCACGCTGATACATAG